A single region of the Gossypium arboreum isolate Shixiya-1 chromosome 12, ASM2569848v2, whole genome shotgun sequence genome encodes:
- the LOC108483162 gene encoding WD repeat-containing protein 26 homolog, with protein MGGVEDDEPASKRMKLSSEALIHLSNGSTVKESIVGSSRDLMARPLQSDGGEEVVGSKGVIKKVEFVRIIAKALYSLGYIRSGAHLEEESGIALHSSIINVFMRQVLEGDWDESVATLHNIGLTDEMIIKSASFLILEQKFFEFLDEEKVMDALKTLRTEISPLCINHGRVRELSLSIVSPSHCFTVRSPKQNTSRARSRTKLLEELQKLLPPTVMVPERRLEHLVEQALGLQRDACMFHNSLDEEISLFADHQCARDQIPSYALQILPAHTDEIWFLQFSHNGKYLASSSHDCSAIIWEVDANGISLKHKLSGHQKPVSSVSWSPDDHQLLTCGVEEVVRRWDASSGECLSVYEKAGLGMVSCGWSPDGKWIFSGVNDKSISLWELDGRELECWKGQHTLKISDLEITSDGKQIISICRETAILLLDREAKVERFIEEDQTITSFSLSRDNRFLLVNLLNQEIHLWSIEDDLKLVSKYRGHKRTRFIIRSCFGGLEQAFVASGSEDSLVYIWHRGTGELIEALPGHSGAVNCVSWNPTNPHMLASASDDRTIRIWGLNNLSAKQKDTHGNGIHYCNGGT; from the exons ATGGGAGGTGTAGAGGATGATGAACCAGCCTCAAAACGCATGAAACTATCCTCTGAAGCATTGATACATCTTTCAAACGGTTCAACTGTTAAAGAGTCTATAGTTGGGTCTTCAAGAGACTTGATGGCTCGACCCCTGCAGTCTGATGGGGGCGAAGAAGTTGTTGGTTCAAAAGGAGTTATAAAGAAAGTCGAATTTGTCCGAATAATAGCAAAAGCATTATACTCACTTGGTTATATAAGGAGTGGTGCTCATTTAGAAGAGGAATCAGGGATAGCATTGCATTCTTCTATTATTAATGTATTTATGCGGCAAGTTCTTGAGGGAGATTGGGATGAAAGTGTCGCCACATTGCACAATATTGGTCTAACAGATGAAATGATCATAAAATCAGCCTCTTTTCTGATATTGGAGCAGaagttttttgaatttttggacgaAGAAAAAGTCATGGATGCTCTGAAGACACTGAGAACTGAGATATCTCCTCTTTGTATCAATCATGGTAGAGTTCGTGAGCTTTCTTTGTCCATTGTGTCACCCTCTCACTGTTTTACTGTTCGGTCTCCAAAACAAAATACTTCAAGGGCAAGATCCCGGACTAAGTTATTGGAAGAATTACAGAAGCTGCTTCCTCCAACAGTTATGGTTCCTGAAAGAAGGTTGGAGCATTTAGTTGAACAGGCCCTTGGCTTGCAAAGAGATGCTTGcatgtttcacaactctttggaTGAGGAAATATCACTATTTGCTGATCATCAGTGTGCGAGAGATCAAATTCCTTCTTATGCATTGCAG ATACTACCGGCGCACACTGATGAAATATGGTTTTTGCAATTTTCACATAATGGGAAATACTTAGCTTCATCATCACATGATTGCTCAGCAATCATTTGGGAG GTTGATGCAAATGGAATATCTTTAAAACATAAACTCTCTGGTCACCAGAAACCCGTCTCTTCTGTTTCATGGAGTCCTGATGACCACCAGCTTCTCACATGTGGGGTAGAGGAGGTTGTAAGGCGCTGGGACGCCTCTTCTGGTGAGTGCCTCAGTGTTTATGAAAAAGCTGGTCTTGGTATGGTTTCATGTGGATGGTCTCCAGATGGCAAATGGATTTTTTCTGGTGTTAATGATAAGAGTATTAGTTTGTGGGAATTGGATGGGAGAGAGCTAGAGTGCTGGAAAGGGCAACATACCCTAAAAATTTCTGATTTGGAAATAACAAGTGATGGAAAGCAGATTATAAGTATATGTAGGGAAACAGCAATATTATTACTTGATAGGGAAGCGAAAGTTGAGAGATTTATTGAAGAGGATCAAACAATAACTTCGTTCTCATTATCAAGAGACAACAGATTCTTACTGGTAAATCTTCTAAACCAGGAAATCCATTTATGGAGCATAGAAGATGATCTGAAGCTTGTTTCTAAATATAGAGGCCACAAACGCACCCGCTTCATCATTAGGTCTTGTTTTGGTGGACTTGAGCAAGCTTTTGTAGCTAGTGGTAGTGAGGACTCACTG GTCTATATTTGGCATAGGGGCACAGGAGAGCTTATAGAGGCATTACCAGGTCATTCTGGAGCTGTTAATTGTGTGAGCTGGAATCCAACAAACCCTCACATGTTGGCATCAGCCAGCGATGATCGTACGATTCGGATATGGGGCTTGAATAATCTAAGCGCTAAGCAGAAAGACACTCACGGTAATGGTATCCATTATTGCAATGGAGGTACCTGA